A stretch of the Salvelinus fontinalis isolate EN_2023a chromosome 22, ASM2944872v1, whole genome shotgun sequence genome encodes the following:
- the LOC129819447 gene encoding 26S proteasome non-ATPase regulatory subunit 4-like, producing the protein MRFQLTQEFNTEKLTAFINTLNGKEGMGSRLVTVPPGPSLADALLSSPILAGEGGSMMGLGASDFDFGVDPSADPELALALRVSMEEQRQRQEEEARQVAVASAANVTTVYESEEALLKMSVTQPETGGAAVLPDCSNITEEEQIAYAMQISLAGEEYGDVMAMDTGAPMDTETAEVGNSHDQ; encoded by the exons gaGTTCAACACAGAGAAGCTGACCGCCTTCATCAACACTCTGAACGGGAAGGAGGGGATGGGCTCCCGCCTGGTGACTGTACCCCCAGGGCCCAGCCTGGCTGACGCCTTGCTCTCTTCCCCTATCCTGGCTGGAGAGGGAGGCTCCATGATGGGCCTAGGCGCTAGCGACTTTGACTTTGGCGTGGACCCCAGCGCTGACCCCGAGCTTGCTCTG GCTCTGCGTGTATCCATGGAGGAGCAGAGACAGAGGCAGGAGGAGGAGGCTCGCCAGGTGGCTGTTGCTTCTGCAGCCAATGTCACCACAGTGTACG AATCTGAGGAGGCCCTGCTAAAGATGTCGGTGACTCAGCCTGAGACTGGTGGAGCTGCAGTGCTGCCTGACTGCAGCAATATAACAGAGGAGGAGCAGATTGCATACGCCATGCAGATTTCCCTGGCCGGAGAAG AGTATGGAGATGTGATGGCTATGGACACAGGTGCCCCCATGGACACTGAGACTGCCGAGGTAGGTAACTCGCATGATCAATGA